The nucleotide sequence ATCAAGCTGCTGCCGGCGGGCGGCGTTGTGTGGACGCCCGACGCCGACTCACGCTACGAAATTTTCTTTCCAGCCCCTAAGCTTGCTCATCGCTGTTCGACCATTGGCAATCACACGCTGTGGGCTTACATCCGGGGCGAATATGGGGGCGGCGCGTGGACCATCGAGCGGCCCGGATTCGGCTCCGACAATTTCGATTACAACGATTTGCGGTTTGCCATCGGCGTGGATGTATTGCCGGAAACGCAAACGGGGATGCGCGGCTACTTTGAAGTCGGCTACTCTTTTGATCGACAGTTGGTGTTTCGTAACGGACCGCCGGCCACGTTTAATCTATCCGACACAGTGCTCTTGGGTGCGGGGCTCTCATTTTGAATCTGATACCGAACATGCGACACTCCATGCGGCACAAGCTGGCGAAAACTGTTCTGCGATGCTCGTTCGCGGCGCTTTTTCTGTGTGCGCACCAATCGCATGGTCAACAGGCGAGTGAGCCGTACCGTGGGGCAATGACGGCCGGATTGCAATCGGATGAAGTTGGGGCACAGACCGCGTATCCCCAATATCCTGTTGGCAATTCGATTTCGTATTCGCTGACGCCGCTGCCGCCGATTTCTGGCTTGCCGCTTGATCAACCGGCGCCCCCAAGCCAATCTGCAATAAACCAATCAGAGCGCTCTCCTTGGCCTGCGGCGCCGGCTGCAAATACACCGCCGGCGGAAAATTCCGATCCCAACCGCGTTCCGGCCCGGTTGGCGTCCTTCCCGCGCGACGCAACCGAGCCTTTGCTCGGCGAGCCCAACAATTTTGTATTGATCCCTGAATCGCAACTACCAAGTTTGCCGCCGCAACGGGCTGGTTTTTTTCAAAGGATTTCTGCCACGACGACGTATTTGCCGCGGCTGGACGAAAACAACAGCATCGGCACCGAGGATACCGAAATTTACGGCGTGTTCGGCGTGCCGTGCCCCACGCGCGATTCGCCGCTGCTGATTGAACCCGGCACCGATTTCTGGGTGCTCGATGCGCCGAATTTCAATTTGCCCCCCACGGTGCATGACGACTATTTGGAATTCCACTGGCTGGGCAAAATCAACGATTGCTGGTTAGCCGATCTCATGGTCACGCCCGGCTGGCACAGCGATTATCAAAACGCCAACGGCGCGCAAGCGTTCCGTCTGGAATCGCATGCCGTCATCGTCTACACGTGGTCACCCGATTTGAAAATCGCTGTCGGCGCCGCCTATTGGGGTCGGCTCAATGCCAATGTAGTGCCCGCGGGCGGCGTGATCTGGGCCCCCAATGCGGACACGCGGTTCGAACTGATGACCCCCAAACCGCGCATCGCTTACCGTGTGGTGTGCGATCCCATGTACGAGCGCTGGATTTACATCGCCGGCGAGTTCGGCGGCGGGCAATGGGCCATCGAGCAAACCGGCGGAGTGGACAACATTCTGAACTACAGCGATTACCGCGTGATGCTGGGCGTCGAGCACAAAAGCTTGAACCTGAGCCTCAACGGCTTTGCCGAAATCGGCTACGTCTTCGGTCGACAGTTGGAATATCAAAACTTCTTGCCTGACCAGAACCTGCCCAGCACGTTGATGGCCCGAATTGGGTTGTCCTACTGATTGGATTGATTCCTCTGTCCTCTCCGCGTCCTCTGCGGTTAAATGTCTACGTTATTTCTTGCGTTGCATCGCTCGCTGCACGGCGGCACCCATGTCGGCGGGGCTTTCGGCGATTTCAATGCCGGCGGCTTTCAGGGCGGCCAGCTTTTCTTCCGCCGTGCCCTTGCCGCCGCTAATGATGGCCCCGGCATGGCCCATCCGTTTGCCCGGCGGGGCCGTGCGGCCGGCGATGAACGCGGCTACGGGCTTGGTCACATGCTGCTTCACATAGGCGGCGGCTTCTTCCTCGGCGGTGCCGCCGATCTCGCCCATCATCAAAATTGCCTCCGTGCCCGGATCGGCCTGGTACATTTTGAATAAATCGACAAACGACGTGCCGACAATCGGATCGCCCCCCAGGCCGACGCACGTCGATTGCCCGAGGCCCAAATTTGTGAGTTGCCATACGGCCTCGTATGTAAGCGTGCCGCTGCGGCTCATCACGCCCACTTTGCCAGGCGTGTGAATGTAGCCGGGCATAATGCCGATTTTGCACTCGCCCGGCGTAATCACACCGGGACAGTTCGGGCCAACCAGCACCGAATTGCTGCGCTTCACAATCGGATACACGCGGGCCATGTCAAGCACAGGCACGCCTTCGGTAATGGCGATGACGGTTTTGATGCCCGCGTCGACCGCTTCCAAAATGGCGTCGGCCGTGAACGCCGGCGGCACAAAAATCATCGTGGCATCGGCGCCGGTTTGCTTGATGGCTTCCATCACGGTGTCGAACACGGGCAACCCTTCGACAGTTTCCCCCGCCTTGCCCGGCGTGACGCCGCCGACCATTTTCGTGCCGTATTCTTTGCAACCCTTGGTGTGAAACTGGCCGACCTTGCCGGTAATGCCCTGGCAAATGACGCGCGTGGATTTGTTGATGAGAATGCTCATAGATATTTCACTTCGCTGCTGCTACGATTTTTTTTGCTGCATCGGTCAAACCCTGCGCCGCGATCATGTTGGCGCCACTGTTGGCGAGAATTTTGCGGCCTTCTTCCACTTCTGTTCCTTCCAGTCGCACGACAAGTGGCACATTGAAGCCGACGGATTTGTAGGCCTCGACCAGCGCATTGGCAATCGTGGTGCAGCGCATGATGCCGCCGAAAATGTTGACAAGCACGCCTTTCACGTTCTTGTCGGAAAGCAAAATGCGAAACGCTTCGGTCACTTGTTCGGTATTTGCGCCGCCGCCAACATCGAGAAAATTCGCCGGCTCGCCGCCGTGCAGTTTGATCAGGTCCATTGTGCTCATCGCCAAGCCAGCACCGTTGACGAGGCAGCCGATCGTGCCGTCCAGCTTCACGTAACTCAGCCCCGCCTTTTGGGCCCGCACTTCGGTCGGCTCTTCTTCGGCAATGTCGCGCAGCTCGGTCAGTTCCGGGTGGCGGAACAGGGCGTTGTCGTCAAAGCTCATTTTGGCATCCAGCGCCAGTAAATCGCCCGACTTCGTCACCACCAGCGGATTCACTTCCACCAGACTGCAATCTTTATTGACGAACACTTTGCACAGCAACCGCAGAAATTTTTCCGCCGAGCGAACACTGCCCGCCTTCAATTCCAATTTTTCGGCCAGCTTGCGAACCTGATACGGCTGCAATCCGGCATCGGGCGAAAACGGCTCTTTGAAAATCAGCTCCGGCGTTTTGGCGGCCACGTCTTCGATGTTCATGCCGCCGGCCGGCGAAG is from Pirellulales bacterium and encodes:
- the sucD gene encoding succinate--CoA ligase subunit alpha, whose product is MSILINKSTRVICQGITGKVGQFHTKGCKEYGTKMVGGVTPGKAGETVEGLPVFDTVMEAIKQTGADATMIFVPPAFTADAILEAVDAGIKTVIAITEGVPVLDMARVYPIVKRSNSVLVGPNCPGVITPGECKIGIMPGYIHTPGKVGVMSRSGTLTYEAVWQLTNLGLGQSTCVGLGGDPIVGTSFVDLFKMYQADPGTEAILMMGEIGGTAEEEAAAYVKQHVTKPVAAFIAGRTAPPGKRMGHAGAIISGGKGTAEEKLAALKAAGIEIAESPADMGAAVQRAMQRKK
- the sucC gene encoding ADP-forming succinate--CoA ligase subunit beta, with product MKIHEFQAKQIFRDAGVAVPRGMVARTADEAAKAFRELGGPLAVVKAQIHAGGRGKGNVKGNPQQRGVQLVKSADEAAKVAGNLLGKSLVTIQTGPEGQTVRQVLVEEGCEIARELYLGILVDRAMAGPVLIASPAGGMNIEDVAAKTPELIFKEPFSPDAGLQPYQVRKLAEKLELKAGSVRSAEKFLRLLCKVFVNKDCSLVEVNPLVVTKSGDLLALDAKMSFDDNALFRHPELTELRDIAEEEPTEVRAQKAGLSYVKLDGTIGCLVNGAGLAMSTMDLIKLHGGEPANFLDVGGGANTEQVTEAFRILLSDKNVKGVLVNIFGGIMRCTTIANALVEAYKSVGFNVPLVVRLEGTEVEEGRKILANSGANMIAAQGLTDAAKKIVAAAK